ctaTTGAAAACAACTcggaaataaattaattaacctTTCAAGTGCCGCGATATCAAAGCCCGGTTCCTCAGTCACGAAGCAGATAACTTGTTTCCTTTCTGGTCCATTCGCTCTTCCCACAGCGAGTTCGACATGTCCATcgttaaaatgaaaaattggaGCCTTTTCAAATCACCTCAGATAATTTTTCCGAAATACCAATATTTTTTCAACTCTATCTGTCGAGCATTTTCTGCTGCATCTTTAGATAGTTCTGAAATGGAGGAGTTCATGGAATATATGGAAAGTTTAAAAAACTACGAAAAATCCGGAGTGCCAAAAAATGCCGGCACGGATTCTGGCGATGGGTTTGATTTGGGTAGGATGAGACACTTGTTACAGCAATTGGGCAATCCTCAATCCAAGTTCAAGGTTGCATTTTTATCaagttttgattttgatgttgtGCATCTTTCTTTCTCCATTTCTTGTGCCACGAAATCACAAATCTTAATTGGGTTTCGCCCGATTTTTTGGATTTATTAATCCTACTTGAGGCAACGTAACTCAGCTACACTAGGAAAGCAGAAAGGGCTTTACTTTATCGACAACTATCTGGGTTTGTTTGAAGCTTATAATACCGGTTTATGCCcacatatttgtttttaaaaattactgGAATTGATGATTTTATTGTTGGTACGAATATGTGTTCTGAACGGACTGACGTCGATATAGGCTTTCCATGTTGCTGGAACAAAAGGGAAAGGGTCGACTGCGACGTTTCTGTCCGGTATTTTAAGGGCAGAAGGGTATTCTGTTGGTTGCTACACGAGGTATGTTCTGTTGTGTTGATCTATGATGCATGAAACAACAATCACGAGTTCCAGCTGCTGTGACTGATGAACTTTTATTCTTAATTTGACCTttggatttatttatttgatcagtccACATATACGAACTATCAGGGAACGCATGACACTGGGAAAATCAGGAGAGCCAGTGTCAGCAAAGGAACTAAATTCTCATTTCCAGAAAATAAAGAAGGATCTTTATATCGCGGTGGAACTTGAAAAGGGTCATCTTAGTCATTTTGAGGTACAGCTGATCTCTTGTTGATTCTTATCGCCCTTGACTCCAGTAATATTTTAAGCAGGTTGTCCTGTCTTTTATTTGAAATCCTAGGTTCTCACTGCTTTTGCCTTCAGCCTCTTTGCCGAAGCAAAAGTTCAATTTGCAGTCATTGAGGTAGGTTTTTGAGAGATCATCCTAACCCATACACGATCCAACAAGCCCTTATCGCTTCtttttttatgttgatgatttttatgcCACTGTTGGAAACCaagttgttgatatgttttaactCTATTTTCAGTTCCGATCACCAAGTTTTGTGAAGTTGTATACTTGATGTATATCAGCCCCGTGGTTAAGATTGTTATAAATTTTCCATTCTAAGTTGGTCATGCTTTTCTCTTTTCTGCATCGAATATACAGGCTGGATTGGGTGGAGCACGAGATGCAACCAATGTAATTACTAGTTCTGATCTTGCAGTTGCAATCATTACAAATATCGGCGAGGAGCATCTAGCAGCACTTGGGGGTTCTTTGGAAAGTATTGCACTGGCAAAATCTGGAATAATTAAATATGGACGCCCAGTTAGGTGGTTTTTCATGCCTTTCTGTATCATGTATGGATTGATCCAATTCACCTGATATTGTGCGGCATGGTGCTTTCGATTCTAAAATAGCTCTTCCAGTTTGTGTGAGTATTTTGAGCATGAAATCATGTGCTCTAATCTCTGAGGCGTTTTTATGGCTTTAGTACGGAATCTAAGCCGAACCACGTGGTTATGGGCTTTATTAAGAATACTTGCTTTATGGTTATGTATCTTGTACATGCCAAATTTTATGAGTAGCACATCTGAAGGTCTATACTCTATTCTGTACAATGTGTATAAAAAACAGCATATTTTTCTGTTCTAGATTAGTTTTCAGGGGTCCCATAGGCAATTGTTTTTAATGAATCACTATTTTGGTGTTTTTCTTTCTCCATATATTTTCTGGTTTTTCTAGTGTCTCATTGGGACTTCATGTAAGACATTTTACCAGCAAAACTTGAGTATTTTCTTGCCTCTATGACTCTTCTGTGTTCATTGATTCTatcatattaaatttaattctaTATTGCATGCATATTGGCTTACGTATTTCAACAAATGCCATCAATATATGTTCTCATATTCAGTTTCTTTCAGCTATCATTTTCTCTGGATCACATTACTCGAATTACTAATATCTGGTGCTGAGTAGCAGTGCTCAAATATGATTAACTGGTTAATGTAATAGCTTGTTTTAGGTGGGACGTTTCTTCCCCACATCGAGCGCATGATTATTGATAGGGCAATGTCTTCATGTTCACCTGTGATATCAGTGACGGATCCTGGAAATAGAATTATTATAAAAGGTCTTTCGAGAGAATCTCAGATACCCAGACAGTTATGTGATGTTGTGCTCCAAATTAAGAGGGACCTTTGTGTGGTAAGATTGCACATAATAATATTTGGTTTCATTCCTTTTTGCATTGTCATTCATGCCAACTTCAATGCATTTGTaccttaaacatttttttaaggCTTTTTTTGTGTGCATATTTCACTTTCTGCGTCTATGTTACAGTTTGTTGAGTTATTTGATGTGAAATTACGTTTGCTTGGTTCTCACCAACTTCAAAATGCTGCAACTGCTACTTGTGCAGCACTTTGCCTTCGCGATCAAGGTGAGAAAGGGTAAcctcttgtttttctctttctaaTTATTTAGCAAAGCATGTTATTTTTAGACTCGAGCTACTGCATGCTTGTATGTTTTTATTCAGTCCAAAAGCTGATTCCATCGAAGAACTTGATGCAATTAAATGCCACACAAGCCAAAAAGAATCGAAATATGGTTTATACCCAGCTCACATGTAGCTTTCATTTTTTAAAGACTTGCGAATAATAGTGATCTATATCATTCATCTTGACTTTAATTTGAATTATTGAATCCTTCGGTTCCATAAAATATTCCCGCAATTTGAGTCTGGATTAGCCTTCAATCGCCATTTGCTTTGTTTGTGTTTCAGGATGGGCATTATCAGACGCATCTATTCGTACTGGTCTAGAAGGTGCATATTTGCTTGGAAGAGGTCAATTTTTAACATCTAAGGAAGCTGAGGTATTAGGACTGCCAGGAGCTACTGTGCTACTCGATGGAGGTCTGACTGCAATGTTTTGTGAAGATTCTCATTCATAACATATATGAGTCCCCTATAAGTGCCGACCCGGGATTTTGGACGAGGGAGGgcaatttaatatatttttgagtGAAATTTAGATTCTtggagaaattaaacataaaaacttgaaaaaaaattcatccGAGCAAAGCAATTTCCTCAACCCGCCCTTGATTCCAAGTATCTTTCACATTCACGGGAATCATTAATTacgttgaaattttattttttatgttgtcaGTTCCGTGTTCATGTTTCCTGGATCTTGTTTATTTCTAGTTGTTTGATGTTTATTACATGACTTTATTTTCAGCGCATACCAAGGATTCAGCCCAAGCTTTGGCAAATGTTATTAAAACGACATTCCCCGAGGCTAGATTGGTTTTTGTGGTTGCTATGGCAAATGACAAAGATCATTTAGGTTTTGCCACAGAGCTAATTTCAGGTTCAGCATCTGTTTTGCCTAAGCTTTGTTTCCTTGCTCATATCTTTAGATAGGAAGAACGCCACACATTGTGCCAAAATAGCTCACATCTGGCATTAATATTAGAATATGCTTTGAACTTCTTTAGAAATTTGCCCTGCCTGCGGGTGGAGCTGTCACAATGGCATATAGTTGCATTCAAGAATGCTTTGCCCACGTCATGGTCCACTTTAGTTCATGCATTGGCAAATCTGGTGATGGTAATCAGGGGTGGTTTCCTtctcaaatattaaaatttcattcttgaattttctgaaaattgtttgccaaaataattaattttcccTCTCTACTAAATTGTTTCCAGCTTTTTATGAGTAGAGAAGTCTTACTGCAACTAATTATCTAGGGCATTATGTGTATTTCCAGTAACTGGAAAATCTTAGATTTGATGACCAAATGAGGACATGAACATGCGCATCAAACATGTagaaaattttcaagacaaaaCTAAGAAAAATGCTAGAAAATATGACTTTTGTCTCTCCAATACCAAATAAGGAGgcgtttatatttttatgtacaGTTTATTAACTATCATACGTGATGACTCTTTGAAAGAACTATATTCTCTTTACTTGGCTTATTATTTTACCTGGTGGTTACGCTTGAAATATCCAAATCAAGTAAGATGTGCTGTTTGCTAATGCAGTTGGATGCTTGGAGGCTGTGGTTTTCACTGAAGTCAATATTGCTGGAGACAAATCCCGAACAGCTTCAGCATCTTTGTTGAAAGATTCTTGGATTGAAGCTTCTAGAGAGATGGGTATCGATTTTCTTTATTCAGGAACAACAAAGCATGGAGATCAATGTACTCCATCTACACAAAAAAGGGGGCGTCGACCCATTTTATTTGCGGAAGGCTCATTGGAGGATTCAATGAGCTTTGGACATAGGATCCTCGGTGCCAAATCCTGTGGGGTCATCATTTTCACTGGATCTTTACACATTGTTTCAGCTGTTTTAGGCCGTCTTCACGGATGATGTTAGATGTATATCCGGTTGAGGAAGATTAGCCTTCTTGTTGGGTTTTCTGCCGATTCTATAACCTTTACATCCAACATGTGGAGGCGGGCCCAGGAATGTAGTTTACTTGGACGATTTACGCCTCCTCGCAATGTATTTTACGGTTGCGACAAAATGGCGTGGGAAATTTGAATCTGTTTTCACCATCGGCTTCATTCTTGGCTGTGTAGCTAGCTTTTAAATGCAATCAAGGCACGTCTTGTTTCTAACTTTGGATTCTGAAtttagaaaggaaaaaaatcagTCATCAGAAT
The DNA window shown above is from Primulina huaijiensis isolate GDHJ02 chromosome 12, ASM1229523v2, whole genome shotgun sequence and carries:
- the LOC140989871 gene encoding dihydrofolate synthetase isoform X1 translates to MSIVKMKNWSLFKSPQIIFPKYQYFFNSICRAFSAASLDSSEMEEFMEYMESLKNYEKSGVPKNAGTDSGDGFDLGRMRHLLQQLGNPQSKFKAFHVAGTKGKGSTATFLSGILRAEGYSVGCYTSPHIRTIRERMTLGKSGEPVSAKELNSHFQKIKKDLYIAVELEKGHLSHFEVLTAFAFSLFAEAKVQFAVIEAGLGGARDATNVITSSDLAVAIITNIGEEHLAALGGSLESIALAKSGIIKYGRPLVLGGTFLPHIERMIIDRAMSSCSPVISVTDPGNRIIIKGLSRESQIPRQLCDVVLQIKRDLCVFVELFDVKLRLLGSHQLQNAATATCAALCLRDQGWALSDASIRTGLEGAYLLGRGQFLTSKEAEVLGLPGATVLLDGAHTKDSAQALANVIKTTFPEARLVFVVAMANDKDHLGFATELISVGCLEAVVFTEVNIAGDKSRTASASLLKDSWIEASREMGIDFLYSGTTKHGDQCTPSTQKRGRRPILFAEGSLEDSMSFGHRILGAKSCGVIIFTGSLHIVSAVLGRLHG
- the LOC140989871 gene encoding dihydrofolate synthetase isoform X3; protein product: MSIVKMKNWSLFKSPQIIFPKYQYFFNSICRAFSAASLDSSEMEEFMEYMESLKNYEKSGVPKNAGTDSGDGFDLGRMRHLLQQLGNPQSKFKAFHVAGTKGKGSTATFLSGILRAEGYSVGCYTSPHIRTIRERMTLGKSGEPVSAKELNSHFQKIKKDLYIAVELEKGHLSHFEAGLGGARDATNVITSSDLAVAIITNIGEEHLAALGGSLESIALAKSGIIKYGRPLVLGGTFLPHIERMIIDRAMSSCSPVISVTDPGNRIIIKGLSRESQIPRQLCDVVLQIKRDLCVFVELFDVKLRLLGSHQLQNAATATCAALCLRDQGWALSDASIRTGLEGAYLLGRGQFLTSKEAEVLGLPGATVLLDGAHTKDSAQALANVIKTTFPEARLVFVVAMANDKDHLGFATELISVGCLEAVVFTEVNIAGDKSRTASASLLKDSWIEASREMGIDFLYSGTTKHGDQCTPSTQKRGRRPILFAEGSLEDSMSFGHRILGAKSCGVIIFTGSLHIVSAVLGRLHG
- the LOC140989871 gene encoding dihydrofolate synthetase isoform X2, translating into MSIVKMKNWSLFKSPQIIFPKYQYFFNSICRAFSAASLDSSEMEEFMEYMESLKNYEKSGVPKNAGTDSGDGFDLGRMRHLLQQLGNPQSKFKAFHVAGTKGKGSTATFLSGILRAEGYSVGCYTRERMTLGKSGEPVSAKELNSHFQKIKKDLYIAVELEKGHLSHFEVLTAFAFSLFAEAKVQFAVIEAGLGGARDATNVITSSDLAVAIITNIGEEHLAALGGSLESIALAKSGIIKYGRPLVLGGTFLPHIERMIIDRAMSSCSPVISVTDPGNRIIIKGLSRESQIPRQLCDVVLQIKRDLCVFVELFDVKLRLLGSHQLQNAATATCAALCLRDQGWALSDASIRTGLEGAYLLGRGQFLTSKEAEVLGLPGATVLLDGAHTKDSAQALANVIKTTFPEARLVFVVAMANDKDHLGFATELISVGCLEAVVFTEVNIAGDKSRTASASLLKDSWIEASREMGIDFLYSGTTKHGDQCTPSTQKRGRRPILFAEGSLEDSMSFGHRILGAKSCGVIIFTGSLHIVSAVLGRLHG